The Pecten maximus chromosome 11, xPecMax1.1, whole genome shotgun sequence genome has a segment encoding these proteins:
- the LOC117338093 gene encoding uncharacterized protein LOC117338093: protein MGNQIGALLFQNETCNSESGQWAVFHFRPSTSGQRLVGFKGITTEYMAGNQLVKVFKQKTDNDWNSSHRRSSSYIENKEIAQKYLRKYEGNSITFLELHAAEMDRIAVFSRHIRSSNKRHKLRLSEDDVVVFERHLGKHFETFIKRDGTVNGNCCAELQEFVHFVYNESKGQEIVTGLKGVMTKQGQKFKLTSPAMNSVSKKYGPDDLGEKAMLNFFTSHVCTDVCSQWPKPTILHPFDNLETTIKTQNFITATTDMPFRNDDKPPVYDSKWRVDFENSRTFSSQMEPTAPPSYDLIT, encoded by the coding sequence ATGGGAAATCAAATTGGAGCGTTACTTTTTCAAAACGAAACATGCAATTCTGAGTCAGGACAGTGGGCTGTTTTTCACTTCCGACCATCAACGTCCGGTCAGCGACTCGTAGGCTTCAAGGGTATTACAACCGAATACATGGCGGGCAATCAGCTGGTCAAAGTTTTCAAGCAGAAAACTGATAATGACTGGAACTCGTCCCATCGACGAAGCTCGAgttacattgaaaacaaagaaatcGCCCAGAAGTACTTAAGGAAATATGAAGGGAATAGTATAACCTTCTTGGAACTTCATGCGGCAGAGATGGATCGGATAGCTGTCTTTTCGCGACACATCCGTTCTAGCAACAAACGTCATAAACTCCGTCTCAGTGAAGATGACGTTGTAGTTTTCGAAAGACACCTCGGGAAACATTTCGAAACATTTATTAAACGTGACGGTACCGTGAACGGAAACTGTTGTGCTGAACTACAGGAGTTCGTTCATTTCGTTTACAACGAGTCGAAAGGACAAGAAATTGTGACAGGTTTAAAAGGAGTGATGACCAAACAAGGTCAAAAGTTCAAACTTACGTCACCGGCAATGAACTCGGTTTCCAAGAAATATGGACCCGACGATTTAGGGGAAAAGGCAATGCTCAACTTTTTTACCTCACATGTTTGCACTGACGTTTGTTCGCAATGGCCCAAACCTACTATTCTTCATCCATTCGACAATTTAGAGACAACTATCAAAACCCAGAACTTCATTACGGCTACCACAGATATGCCATTCAGAAATGATGACAAGCCGCCTGTTTATGATTCAAAATGGCGTGTCGATTTCGAGAACTCGAGAACATTTTCCAGTCAAATGGAACCAACCGCACCACCATCTTATGACTTAATTACCTGA